The following coding sequences lie in one Saccharopolyspora hordei genomic window:
- a CDS encoding TetR/AcrR family transcriptional regulator C-terminal domain-containing protein, producing the protein MPTSRTRGQRAGLTRQDVLAAALRLVDREGLAVLSMRRLGAELGVEAMTLYHYVANKEALLDGVVEQLLAEAGPPQTGGDSWQDALRTYAHALRETLLAHPNAVPLIVSRPAVTSRNLAVMEGVLEVLRASGFSLEVGLDVLFSLAGFVVGDVVTAAGGGQAEATEQVRQLSDVDPAEFPLLAEAASRAGSRAGARSRFDFALEAMLVGFERARTAEITR; encoded by the coding sequence ATGCCCACCAGTCGCACCCGCGGTCAGCGCGCGGGCCTGACCCGGCAGGACGTGCTCGCCGCCGCCTTGCGGCTCGTCGACCGCGAGGGCCTGGCGGTGCTGTCGATGCGTCGGCTCGGTGCCGAGCTCGGGGTGGAGGCGATGACCCTCTACCACTACGTGGCCAACAAGGAGGCCCTGCTGGACGGCGTGGTCGAGCAGCTGCTCGCCGAAGCCGGCCCGCCGCAGACCGGGGGCGACTCGTGGCAGGACGCTCTGCGCACCTACGCGCACGCGCTGCGGGAGACGCTGCTGGCGCACCCGAACGCCGTCCCGCTGATCGTGTCCCGGCCCGCGGTGACCTCGCGGAACCTGGCGGTCATGGAGGGCGTGCTGGAGGTGCTCCGCGCCTCGGGGTTCTCACTGGAGGTCGGGCTGGACGTGCTGTTCTCGCTGGCCGGCTTCGTGGTCGGTGACGTCGTGACCGCGGCCGGCGGGGGTCAGGCGGAGGCCACCGAGCAGGTCCGCCAGCTGTCCGATGTGGACCCCGCCGAGTTCCCGCTGCTCGCCGAGGCCGCGTCCCGGGCGGGGAGCCGCGCGGGGGCCCGGTCGCGCTTCGACTTCGCGCTGGAGGCGATGCTCGTCGGCTTCGAGCGGGCCCGCACCGCGGAGATCACCCGGTGA